From a single Lewinella sp. LCG006 genomic region:
- a CDS encoding MG2 domain-containing protein translates to MNRLFYLLLLAVLVAVPSCSKNKNAKAMPESAKAYIYAYTQGVVSRTAPLKIQFAGVVITEEQVGTEAAKNLVNIEPNAPGTWTWTDRQTLRFDPAPALDFATAYLVTVSLKDLFDNVPAEAHQFEFSVKTRDPFLTLETDGLSTPDPSIRETQVLKGQLLTSDFVADEEIPELLNVEQNNKKLNLTWSHNDEGTVHYFTATGVKRGKTASQVLLTWNGAAMGALQKGQEKVEIPAIGDFKVTKVVPQGGGEAKVAIHFSDPIKEDQDFSGLVNISNSNNNFRFSVKGHVLTLYLNEQLAGDQQLNVYTGIQNHYREAMPRSSVWEVTFTATEPQVRLVGQGNILPASAKLVFPFEAIGLHTVEVEVFKIHSNNILQFLQDNELDGSYDLRKVGKIILRKEVPLKNLNSSGSQAQWERYALDLRQFFEMDAKSFYQVRIGFRRSHSLYSCTSQNFTFEDSGYQSEYEESIMDNWYGLEGYYREYSWDQRDDPCYPAYYHPERFVFRNVMTSNLGLIVKGSQNKQYSVAVTNLQTAGPMSAVTVNFYDYQKQLLGTVKTDAKGLASTVLPENAFFAVAETAKEQAYVRLDDGTALSTSRFDVGGTVLQEGLKGFLYAERGVWRPGDSVFLNFVLEDEKGLLPPGYPVTFELRDAQGQVVEKREGVLPQGDIYPVFFKTSPDDATGIWQASVMAGDAVFRKSLRIEAIKPNRIKVALTGAENPIRMSSGTSQMKLEAAWLHGAPAANLKANVEASFQLDRSGFSSFPDYSFYDRNQGELLAQNQVVFDAPLDDQGKATVAVQMPNANTAAGPLQMRLRTRVYEQGGNFSTESRSFAVFPFDNYAGLKLPEDRYGSPRVLIGEDATIQLASVNYLGKVAGGRKLKTELFRVEWRWWWDDEDSRGARYARDRNLKSISSATITTDANGKANWKVKVDDWGRYLVRVCDEQSGHCAAGYVYAGSPWYNEDSFSEEASMLTFRTDKTDYKVGEEVSVTFPAGSAGRALLSLENGEGVIEERWLDTKAGDNVVSFKATAAMAPTVYAFLTVLQPYDQDANDLPMRAYGVIPIKIEDPNTILEPKIRMAEELKPEEFFTVEVSETKGQAMTYTLAVVDEGLLSLTNFKTPNPHDAFFAREALGVKTWDLYRYVLSRTTIDLSQVLTIGGDGDLDGGKKADRANRFDPVVLHLGPFELGKGQKVTHRLKMPNYVGAVRAMVVAVKPHAYGAAEKSVPVRKPLMVLATLPRVLGIGEQLDLPVNVFAMKDRLGAVNVRLEESSGLVSLSTPSKQLNFTKAGDQLVRFPISIGDGTGVAKFKVIAEGGGERTTQEIEIAIRNPNPMQTLAAPFVLAKGEEQTLDYVPFGSAGTRSGTLEMTNLPPLDLERRVQYLLQYPYGCLEQTTSSAFPQLHLATFMELKDEQRTKVRENVAAALDRLRQFQRSDGAFSYWPDRGEISSWSTSYVGHFLLAAKAAGYTLPSGLLRNWQDYQQGAARAWDGKIADFGLVSRSSYELDQAYRLYTLALAGKPELGAMNRLRERNNLSNTSRWRLAAAYALAGQVAAAKDLVRAINTEVANYREMDFTYGSGLRDQAMILETLVLLEDQASADVVAQQIAKEMNARRWLSTQEIAYSLLAFSKYIGENDELSKTYTFTMKQGAANAVDVGADHPYIQINLKDRANAIFVKNTSTQKLFGSIIRQGQPLPEEEQAISRQLNMNIVYRSANGEQLDISRLAQGTDFIAEVTVAHPNKLNYGYRQLALEQVFPAGWEITNTRFEEINTHPESGYTYRDFRDDRVNTFFHLGANETKTFRVYLSATYSGRFYLPASTCGAMYDNDIFASSAGYWVEVVTPEVE, encoded by the coding sequence ATGAACCGTCTTTTCTATTTGTTATTATTAGCTGTTCTGGTTGCCGTACCATCATGTTCAAAAAACAAGAACGCCAAGGCAATGCCCGAAAGCGCCAAAGCCTATATTTATGCCTACACCCAGGGCGTTGTCTCCCGTACTGCACCCCTCAAAATACAGTTTGCCGGGGTGGTCATCACCGAAGAACAAGTAGGTACCGAGGCCGCGAAAAACCTGGTAAATATAGAACCCAATGCTCCTGGTACATGGACTTGGACCGACCGGCAAACCCTGCGGTTTGACCCTGCTCCGGCGCTTGACTTTGCCACCGCTTATCTTGTCACGGTTTCCCTGAAAGACCTTTTTGATAATGTACCTGCTGAGGCGCACCAATTTGAATTTTCGGTAAAGACACGCGACCCATTTTTGACCTTGGAAACGGATGGCCTCTCTACCCCCGACCCCTCCATCCGCGAAACTCAAGTGCTAAAAGGACAACTGCTGACGTCTGATTTCGTCGCCGATGAAGAGATTCCCGAATTGTTAAATGTAGAACAAAACAATAAAAAACTCAATCTCACCTGGTCGCACAATGACGAAGGAACGGTGCATTATTTCACGGCTACGGGCGTAAAACGAGGGAAGACCGCAAGTCAAGTGTTACTAACCTGGAACGGTGCAGCGATGGGGGCTTTGCAAAAAGGTCAAGAAAAAGTAGAAATACCAGCTATTGGCGATTTTAAAGTAACCAAAGTAGTGCCTCAGGGAGGTGGAGAAGCCAAGGTCGCTATTCATTTCTCTGACCCTATCAAGGAAGATCAGGATTTTAGCGGTTTGGTAAACATCAGCAATAGCAACAACAACTTCCGCTTCTCGGTTAAAGGTCATGTGCTTACGCTCTATCTCAACGAACAACTAGCTGGTGATCAGCAGCTTAATGTCTACACTGGTATCCAGAACCACTACCGCGAAGCGATGCCCCGGAGCAGTGTCTGGGAAGTAACCTTCACCGCTACAGAACCGCAAGTTCGCCTGGTAGGGCAGGGCAATATTTTGCCTGCTTCCGCTAAACTGGTGTTTCCTTTTGAAGCCATTGGACTGCATACCGTAGAGGTTGAAGTGTTTAAAATTCACAGCAACAACATTTTACAATTCCTGCAGGACAATGAACTCGATGGCTCTTACGACCTGCGGAAAGTTGGAAAAATTATCCTCCGTAAGGAAGTGCCGCTCAAGAACCTCAACTCAAGCGGTAGCCAGGCACAATGGGAGCGTTATGCGCTGGATCTGCGCCAGTTTTTTGAAATGGACGCCAAGTCTTTCTATCAGGTACGGATTGGCTTCCGTCGTTCGCACAGTCTCTATAGTTGTACTTCCCAAAATTTCACCTTTGAAGATTCGGGTTATCAGAGCGAATACGAAGAGAGTATCATGGACAACTGGTATGGTCTGGAAGGCTATTACCGCGAATACAGTTGGGATCAGCGGGATGACCCTTGTTACCCTGCTTACTACCACCCTGAGCGTTTTGTTTTCCGCAATGTAATGACCTCTAACCTGGGCCTCATTGTGAAAGGTTCACAAAACAAGCAGTATTCGGTAGCAGTAACCAACCTGCAAACTGCTGGTCCCATGTCAGCCGTAACCGTTAATTTTTATGATTATCAAAAACAACTTTTGGGTACGGTGAAAACCGATGCCAAAGGACTCGCAAGTACAGTATTACCGGAAAATGCTTTTTTCGCTGTCGCGGAAACAGCTAAGGAACAAGCCTATGTAAGACTCGACGATGGTACCGCGCTTTCTACCAGCCGCTTTGATGTTGGAGGAACCGTATTGCAGGAAGGCCTTAAAGGATTTCTCTATGCGGAAAGAGGTGTTTGGCGCCCTGGTGATTCGGTTTTTCTGAATTTTGTTCTGGAAGATGAAAAGGGACTCCTTCCTCCTGGTTATCCCGTGACTTTTGAGCTTCGTGATGCTCAAGGACAAGTGGTGGAAAAGCGAGAAGGGGTCTTGCCTCAAGGAGATATTTATCCCGTCTTTTTCAAGACTTCACCTGATGATGCTACGGGTATTTGGCAAGCTTCTGTAATGGCCGGTGATGCGGTCTTTCGTAAAAGCCTGCGGATAGAGGCCATCAAGCCCAACCGCATCAAGGTGGCACTTACGGGCGCCGAAAATCCTATCCGAATGTCTTCTGGCACTTCCCAGATGAAATTGGAAGCGGCCTGGCTCCATGGTGCCCCAGCAGCAAACCTGAAGGCCAATGTAGAAGCTTCTTTCCAATTGGATCGTAGTGGATTTTCTTCATTTCCGGATTACAGTTTTTACGATCGCAACCAAGGAGAATTACTTGCCCAAAATCAAGTCGTTTTTGATGCTCCGCTCGATGACCAGGGAAAAGCTACGGTCGCGGTGCAGATGCCAAATGCGAATACCGCTGCTGGTCCATTGCAGATGCGACTTCGTACCCGGGTGTATGAACAAGGAGGCAATTTCAGTACTGAAAGTCGTTCTTTCGCTGTTTTTCCTTTTGATAACTATGCAGGGCTAAAGTTACCAGAAGATCGTTACGGTAGCCCTCGGGTGCTGATCGGAGAAGATGCTACTATACAATTGGCAAGCGTCAATTACCTGGGGAAAGTTGCTGGCGGACGAAAGCTGAAAACAGAGTTATTCCGCGTAGAATGGCGTTGGTGGTGGGACGATGAAGATTCGCGTGGTGCTCGCTATGCGCGGGATCGAAATCTAAAGAGTATTTCCAGTGCGACCATTACTACGGATGCCAACGGTAAGGCCAATTGGAAAGTGAAGGTAGATGATTGGGGGCGCTATCTGGTGCGGGTTTGTGATGAACAAAGTGGCCACTGCGCTGCTGGATACGTATACGCAGGGTCGCCCTGGTACAATGAAGACTCTTTTTCAGAAGAAGCAAGTATGCTTACTTTTAGAACCGACAAGACAGATTACAAGGTGGGCGAGGAAGTGAGCGTGACTTTCCCCGCAGGCAGTGCAGGCCGGGCCTTGCTGAGTCTAGAAAATGGAGAAGGAGTGATCGAAGAACGCTGGTTGGATACAAAAGCTGGTGATAATGTAGTATCCTTTAAAGCTACAGCAGCAATGGCACCCACGGTATACGCCTTCCTTACGGTACTACAGCCCTACGATCAAGATGCTAATGACCTGCCCATGCGTGCTTATGGCGTCATCCCCATCAAAATTGAAGACCCGAATACGATCCTGGAACCTAAAATACGCATGGCTGAAGAGCTAAAACCGGAAGAATTTTTCACGGTGGAAGTTTCCGAAACCAAAGGGCAGGCCATGACTTACACCTTGGCCGTAGTAGATGAAGGGTTATTGAGTCTGACGAACTTTAAAACACCCAATCCGCACGATGCCTTCTTCGCTCGGGAAGCGCTGGGGGTAAAAACCTGGGACTTGTATCGCTACGTTTTGTCCAGAACGACCATTGACCTTAGTCAGGTTTTGACGATCGGTGGTGATGGTGATTTGGATGGTGGTAAGAAGGCCGATCGCGCGAATCGTTTTGATCCAGTAGTTCTTCACCTGGGGCCTTTTGAATTGGGCAAAGGACAAAAAGTTACCCATCGCCTGAAGATGCCCAATTATGTGGGTGCCGTAAGGGCGATGGTGGTCGCAGTGAAACCTCATGCCTATGGGGCTGCCGAAAAATCGGTGCCGGTACGAAAGCCACTTATGGTCTTGGCTACCTTGCCACGGGTGCTGGGCATTGGTGAGCAACTCGACTTACCCGTCAATGTTTTTGCGATGAAAGATCGGCTGGGTGCCGTAAACGTTCGCTTGGAGGAAAGCTCTGGTTTGGTAAGCTTATCTACGCCGAGCAAGCAACTCAATTTCACCAAGGCGGGTGATCAACTGGTTCGCTTTCCTATCAGTATTGGTGACGGAACGGGCGTGGCAAAATTCAAGGTCATTGCCGAAGGTGGAGGAGAACGAACGACCCAGGAAATAGAGATAGCCATCCGCAATCCCAACCCTATGCAAACGCTGGCAGCACCCTTTGTGCTCGCAAAAGGAGAGGAACAAACCTTGGATTATGTGCCCTTTGGCTCCGCCGGAACGCGGTCAGGAACCTTGGAGATGACCAATCTGCCACCGCTTGATCTGGAACGTCGGGTACAGTACTTGTTGCAGTATCCTTATGGCTGTTTGGAGCAAACAACTTCTTCTGCCTTTCCGCAATTGCATCTAGCCACCTTCATGGAACTCAAAGATGAGCAGCGGACAAAAGTTCGCGAGAATGTCGCTGCTGCTTTGGATAGGTTGCGGCAGTTTCAGCGCAGTGATGGTGCTTTTTCTTATTGGCCCGATCGAGGAGAAATCTCTTCCTGGTCAACTTCCTACGTTGGGCACTTCTTGCTGGCTGCTAAAGCCGCTGGATATACCCTGCCTTCGGGTTTACTAAGAAATTGGCAGGATTATCAACAAGGAGCAGCACGTGCCTGGGATGGAAAAATTGCTGATTTTGGACTGGTCAGTCGCAGCAGCTACGAATTGGACCAGGCGTACCGTTTGTACACCCTGGCTTTAGCCGGTAAACCGGAACTGGGAGCAATGAACCGTTTGCGAGAACGCAACAATTTAAGCAATACCAGCCGTTGGCGATTGGCGGCTGCTTACGCTTTAGCTGGTCAGGTGGCTGCGGCAAAAGATTTGGTGCGCGCCATCAACACCGAAGTGGCCAACTACCGAGAGATGGACTTTACCTATGGTTCAGGCTTACGCGATCAGGCGATGATCCTGGAAACGCTGGTGCTCTTAGAAGACCAGGCTTCTGCCGATGTAGTGGCCCAGCAAATTGCTAAAGAAATGAATGCCCGTAGGTGGTTGAGTACCCAGGAAATTGCTTATTCGTTGCTGGCTTTCAGCAAGTACATCGGTGAAAATGATGAATTAAGTAAAACCTACACCTTCACCATGAAGCAAGGTGCGGCCAATGCTGTAGATGTCGGGGCGGATCATCCTTATATTCAGATCAACCTTAAAGACCGGGCCAATGCAATTTTTGTGAAAAACACGAGCACCCAAAAACTCTTTGGTAGTATCATTCGCCAGGGACAACCTTTACCGGAAGAAGAACAAGCGATCAGCCGACAGCTCAATATGAATATCGTATATCGCAGCGCAAATGGTGAACAGTTGGATATTTCTCGCTTAGCGCAGGGCACTGATTTTATTGCCGAAGTAACCGTTGCTCACCCCAATAAGCTCAATTATGGCTACCGGCAACTGGCCTTGGAACAAGTATTTCCTGCAGGATGGGAAATTACCAATACGCGTTTCGAGGAGATTAATACCCATCCGGAGTCGGGCTACACTTATCGCGATTTTCGGGATGATCGCGTCAACACCTTCTTCCACTTAGGCGCCAATGAAACCAAAACCTTCCGGGTTTATTTAAGCGCAACGTACAGCGGGCGGTTTTATCTGCCAGCCAGCACTTGCGGCGCTATGTACGACAACGATATTTTCGCCAGTAGCGCAGGTTATTGGGTAGAGGTTGTGACGCCTGAGGTGGAGTGA
- a CDS encoding LON peptidase substrate-binding domain-containing protein, with amino-acid sequence MSRQIALFPLQIVVFPGEAVNLHIFEQRYRDLINDCKDNGITFGIPAFQNGTIKEFGTEVKLKSIENIYPGGEMDIKTEAMGIFRIQEFFPEMADKRYPGGVVKDYEFDRNEDPQLNEQILAYCRQLFAAMKINRALPDDTSNFTTYDIAHYVGFNPEQEYNFLTTLGATTRQQVIIDQISKILPVVREMENLRARAQLNGHFKHLKPPKF; translated from the coding sequence ATGTCTCGGCAAATTGCTCTTTTTCCGCTGCAAATTGTGGTTTTTCCTGGCGAAGCGGTCAATCTTCATATTTTCGAACAACGGTACCGCGACCTGATCAACGACTGCAAGGACAATGGAATTACCTTCGGTATTCCTGCATTCCAGAACGGTACCATTAAAGAATTCGGTACAGAAGTAAAACTGAAGAGCATTGAAAACATCTATCCAGGCGGAGAAATGGATATCAAAACCGAGGCAATGGGCATTTTCCGCATCCAGGAATTTTTTCCTGAAATGGCCGACAAACGCTACCCTGGTGGAGTTGTAAAAGACTACGAATTTGACCGCAACGAAGATCCCCAACTCAACGAGCAAATTTTAGCCTACTGCCGTCAACTGTTTGCCGCAATGAAAATCAATCGCGCATTACCTGATGACACCAGCAACTTTACCACCTATGATATCGCCCACTACGTAGGTTTCAATCCCGAGCAAGAGTACAATTTCCTTACAACTTTAGGAGCCACCACCAGGCAGCAAGTTATTATCGATCAAATTAGCAAAATTTTGCCAGTCGTAAGAGAGATGGAGAATTTGCGCGCCAGAGCCCAGCTCAATGGTCACTTCAAGCATTTGAAGCCGCCAAAATTTTAA
- a CDS encoding glycerate kinase, with translation MKILLAPDKFKGSLSAHAICETIAEVLAVEAPDWVVEAHPMADGGDGSLEVLAQALGLAPQEIMTVDPLGRPIRATYLHNQEQAFIELASAAGLVLLTQEERNPMLTSTLGVGVMVKHAIDQGLKDIYLLLGGSATNDFGLGIIVALGGKLLDVDGNPLAPIGEHLGEVAKILLPPDTYRGVRFHVLCDVTNPPYGENGAAQVYARQKGASAQQIQALDDGAKHLCALINQQFGIELDHLQGGGAAGASAAGIVGLLGGTLERGFATLSKLTDLPAKIAAADIVISGEGKLDEQSLQGKVIDGVAQLCQEHQKPLYLFVGTNALDAASCDALKVKKVFSVMEYAQHEEDAMLHTQRYLAQMSGVFEAVVRSSPIAPH, from the coding sequence ATGAAAATCCTCCTCGCCCCTGACAAATTCAAAGGTTCCCTGTCCGCTCATGCCATCTGTGAGACGATTGCGGAGGTGTTGGCCGTCGAGGCGCCCGACTGGGTGGTGGAAGCTCACCCTATGGCCGATGGTGGCGATGGTTCACTAGAGGTGTTGGCGCAAGCCTTGGGATTGGCTCCCCAAGAAATAATGACGGTCGATCCCTTGGGGCGCCCAATAAGGGCCACTTATCTCCATAACCAGGAACAAGCCTTTATTGAGCTGGCCAGTGCTGCTGGTTTGGTGTTATTGACCCAGGAAGAGCGCAATCCGATGTTGACCTCCACCCTTGGGGTAGGTGTGATGGTGAAACACGCTATTGATCAAGGGCTTAAGGATATTTACCTCTTGCTGGGAGGGAGTGCTACCAATGATTTTGGCCTGGGGATTATCGTCGCGTTGGGAGGGAAGCTACTTGACGTTGATGGTAATCCGCTGGCGCCAATTGGGGAGCACTTGGGGGAGGTGGCGAAAATTCTCCTCCCTCCAGACACTTATCGGGGAGTTCGATTTCATGTGCTCTGTGATGTTACGAATCCACCTTACGGCGAAAATGGTGCAGCCCAGGTCTATGCTCGACAAAAGGGAGCCTCAGCCCAACAAATTCAAGCCTTGGATGATGGTGCCAAGCACCTCTGCGCCTTGATTAATCAACAGTTTGGCATCGAGTTAGACCATCTCCAGGGTGGGGGAGCGGCAGGGGCCTCCGCTGCTGGCATCGTGGGGCTTTTAGGAGGTACACTGGAGCGCGGTTTTGCTACCCTGAGCAAGCTTACAGATTTGCCTGCCAAAATCGCCGCTGCGGATATCGTCATCAGTGGCGAGGGCAAACTGGATGAACAGTCGCTTCAGGGCAAGGTCATTGATGGTGTCGCTCAACTTTGTCAGGAACACCAGAAGCCCCTCTATCTTTTTGTGGGTACCAACGCGCTGGACGCAGCTTCCTGTGATGCTTTAAAAGTAAAAAAAGTGTTTTCCGTGATGGAATACGCCCAGCATGAGGAAGATGCAATGTTACATACCCAACGTTATTTAGCACAAATGAGTGGGGTGTTTGAAGCTGTGGTGCGGTCTAGTCCTATCGCTCCCCACTAG
- a CDS encoding IS3 family transposase, with protein sequence MNALYGIAGISRQGHHRALKRQSEEQAKEPCYVGLMSEIREIHPGMGLRTMYDQFAPEGIGRDAFIALGIREGYRLRAAENPQITTRASKRRHYPNLLVDKWLTGVNQLWTSDIFYFPLQGRHYYGVLIMDVYSRRLIGWSMADNMRAENNIAALNRAFTLRGVENYGQQLIHHSDRGSQYISDDYTELLYNYGIRISMCAEVLENAHIERANGTIKNDYLHRWNIRTEDQLYLRMEQAVNNYNNRRHRSLEMTPIEFETHVKELHKGESVPTFKLFVYQQNVDNPFQLELDFDA encoded by the coding sequence ATGAATGCTTTATATGGGATAGCGGGTATCTCCCGACAAGGGCATCATCGGGCGTTGAAGCGGCAGTCCGAGGAGCAGGCCAAAGAGCCGTGCTACGTGGGCTTGATGTCGGAAATAAGAGAGATTCACCCGGGGATGGGGCTGCGGACGATGTACGACCAGTTTGCCCCGGAGGGCATCGGGCGGGATGCGTTCATCGCCTTGGGTATAAGGGAAGGCTATCGGCTGCGAGCTGCGGAAAACCCGCAGATAACGACGCGGGCGAGCAAACGTCGCCACTATCCCAACCTATTGGTGGATAAGTGGTTGACAGGTGTAAACCAGTTGTGGACGAGTGATATCTTTTACTTTCCGCTGCAGGGTAGGCACTACTACGGCGTGTTGATAATGGACGTATACTCCCGTCGTCTCATAGGTTGGTCAATGGCCGACAATATGAGGGCAGAGAATAACATCGCAGCCCTCAACAGAGCTTTTACCCTCCGGGGTGTGGAAAACTATGGGCAGCAACTTATCCATCACTCCGACCGTGGAAGCCAGTACATCAGCGACGACTATACGGAATTACTGTACAACTATGGCATCCGCATAAGCATGTGCGCCGAGGTGTTAGAAAATGCACACATCGAACGTGCCAACGGAACCATCAAAAACGACTACCTGCACCGCTGGAATATCAGAACAGAAGACCAGTTGTATTTACGCATGGAACAAGCCGTTAACAACTACAATAACCGTAGGCATCGCAGCTTGGAAATGACCCCCATTGAGTTTGAAACTCATGTCAAAGAACTTCATAAGGGAGAATCAGTGCCTACATTCAAGCTGTTCGTTTACCAACAAAATGTAGATAACCCTTTTCAACTTGAATTAGATTTCGATGCTTAA
- a CDS encoding transposase yields the protein MAKEPDKKFQTEGKYNRTFSKAFKQSKVRDLKAGVVQIKDLCELYSISRTSVYNWLYLYSEAEKGVKTVIQMDSEQFKTQLLLQRVAELERSVGQKQLEIDYLQSCLTVASEELGYDIKKKYGPPRWNDSAEEEPKKQGQ from the coding sequence ATGGCAAAAGAACCAGACAAAAAGTTTCAAACTGAAGGCAAGTACAACCGCACCTTCAGCAAGGCGTTCAAGCAATCAAAAGTACGAGACCTTAAAGCGGGGGTAGTCCAAATAAAAGACTTATGCGAGCTGTATAGTATTAGCCGAACATCGGTGTACAATTGGCTATATTTGTACTCCGAGGCGGAAAAAGGGGTAAAAACAGTCATACAAATGGATAGCGAGCAGTTCAAGACGCAGCTATTGTTGCAGCGGGTGGCCGAGCTAGAGCGGTCGGTGGGTCAGAAGCAACTGGAGATAGACTACCTTCAAAGCTGTTTGACGGTTGCCAGTGAGGAGTTAGGGTACGACATAAAAAAAAAGTACGGACCACCGCGTTGGAACGATTCCGCCGAGGAAGAGCCCAAAAAGCAGGGACAATGA
- a CDS encoding sodium:solute symporter: MNTLDFVIIAIYLVGLLLLGRMFRDNQNSKDYFLGGKQFGWFSLSISTLATQLSAISFVSAPAFVGLKVGGGMTWLTYEFAVPLAMIFLMVFLIPPLYASGVVSVYAYLEKRFGRSTRLLLSGVFQISRAFGTSVMIYAIALILTSVMAIPMWMTILLIGVVTLVYSLQGGMKAVVYGDVIQMMILFAGIVICLFFGIQAIGGWGTFLQEVDPERLSIVNFDKLGLEKGDEFGFWPMLLGGFFLYASYYGTDQSQVQRLFSAPNLPTLKKTLLWNGLLRFPITLTYCIMGLVIGTLVVLRPDFASEIPADKPDLMVPVFIRDFLPHGVIGILMVAIFSAAMSSLSSAVNSLSAASVEDFFASKKELSDQAYMRYSKYTVLFWGVICIGLAFFAGDIADTVIEAINKVGSVFYGPILATFIAAVGIKRIHGTAANIGLLLGVAVNVYLWLFVPSVFWFWWNAVGAVVTLGTALLLSYILPSDQDEPLVFSWDPKALPWRKIAILILFFIGILVFSIQFPDFFN; the protein is encoded by the coding sequence ATGAATACACTAGACTTTGTAATCATTGCCATCTACCTGGTGGGCTTATTGCTGCTTGGCCGGATGTTTCGGGACAATCAAAATAGCAAAGATTACTTCCTTGGCGGGAAACAATTTGGCTGGTTTTCCCTGTCCATCAGTACGCTTGCGACGCAGTTATCGGCGATCAGTTTTGTGTCAGCGCCTGCTTTTGTAGGTTTGAAAGTAGGAGGAGGGATGACCTGGTTGACCTATGAATTTGCGGTACCGCTGGCCATGATCTTTCTCATGGTGTTTCTTATTCCGCCATTGTACGCCTCCGGGGTGGTAAGCGTATACGCCTATTTGGAAAAGCGATTTGGGCGATCTACCCGCTTATTATTGAGTGGTGTATTCCAGATCAGTAGAGCTTTTGGGACAAGCGTAATGATTTATGCCATAGCCCTGATTCTGACCAGCGTCATGGCCATCCCTATGTGGATGACGATTCTACTCATCGGAGTAGTTACCCTGGTGTATTCTTTGCAGGGAGGGATGAAGGCCGTTGTTTACGGCGACGTGATCCAAATGATGATTTTGTTTGCGGGCATCGTCATCTGCCTGTTTTTTGGCATCCAAGCCATCGGCGGTTGGGGGACGTTTTTACAGGAAGTAGATCCGGAAAGACTCAGTATCGTCAATTTCGATAAACTAGGTCTTGAGAAAGGCGATGAATTTGGTTTCTGGCCCATGCTATTAGGAGGTTTTTTCCTCTACGCTTCTTACTACGGGACGGATCAAAGCCAGGTACAACGGCTGTTTTCTGCGCCCAACTTACCCACGCTGAAAAAGACCTTGCTGTGGAATGGTTTACTCCGTTTTCCGATCACCCTGACGTATTGTATCATGGGCTTGGTAATCGGTACTTTGGTGGTGTTGAGGCCAGACTTCGCTTCCGAAATTCCTGCGGATAAGCCTGATTTGATGGTTCCTGTTTTCATCCGGGATTTTCTTCCGCACGGTGTCATCGGTATTTTGATGGTAGCCATTTTTTCTGCGGCCATGTCTTCCCTGAGTTCTGCGGTCAACTCTTTGAGTGCGGCCTCGGTAGAGGATTTCTTTGCCTCCAAAAAAGAGCTGAGCGACCAAGCGTATATGCGTTATTCCAAGTATACGGTGCTTTTCTGGGGAGTAATCTGCATTGGTTTGGCCTTCTTTGCGGGAGACATTGCCGATACGGTGATTGAGGCCATCAACAAGGTGGGTTCGGTCTTTTACGGGCCCATTCTGGCTACTTTCATTGCAGCGGTAGGCATTAAAAGAATCCACGGTACCGCTGCGAATATTGGCCTCCTTTTAGGGGTTGCCGTCAATGTTTACCTATGGTTATTTGTTCCTTCTGTTTTTTGGTTTTGGTGGAATGCCGTAGGTGCTGTGGTCACATTGGGCACTGCACTTTTATTGAGCTATATCTTACCCAGCGACCAAGACGAACCGCTTGTATTTAGCTGGGACCCTAAAGCATTACCCTGGCGCAAAATTGCAATTTTGATACTCTTCTTCATCGGTATACTGGTCTTCAGCATCCAGTTCCCGGATTTCTTCAACTAA